From Populus trichocarpa isolate Nisqually-1 chromosome 19, P.trichocarpa_v4.1, whole genome shotgun sequence, a single genomic window includes:
- the LOC18109755 gene encoding probable aspartic proteinase GIP1, with translation MAKLAVPLLIFFFLLSCIPSQAAPPLQTPLQTPIQKDHSTSQYIITAYLKTPLMPTKLLLDLGATYSWVNCDDYISSTYQHVPCNSSIANSLGSYGCVDICDGPPGPNCANNSFLFLPDNPIKPVDYKKVNGLNDALVDYLALLNTLGSLSSIDNFIFSCARTGFLKGLAKGVTGLASLGNSNLSIPVQINKAFSSSPNCFAMCLSGSISQPGVALFGSKGPYNFLHGIDLSKSLLYTPLIFNPLGRDAVPNTHTLSPEYYVGLTAIKVNGKMVTFNKTLLAIDAQSGSGGTRISTVVPYTKLQSSIYKAFTLAFLREAASSAFNLTTTKPVKPFSVCYPASAVKTTQMGPAVPIIELVLDRQDVVWKMFGSNSMMRVTKKSVDLWCLGVVDGGAIDGPSIMIGGLQLEDNLLQFDLQSKKLGFSSSILSKGTNCADYKFPTRKV, from the coding sequence ATGGCAAAGCTAGCAGTCCctcttctgatttttttcttcctcttatcGTGTATCCCTTCTCAAGCAGCTCCTCCCCTCCAAACGCCCCTCCAAACGCCAATCCAGAAGGACCATTCAACCAGCCAATATATCATCACTGCATACCTAAAAACCCCTCTCATGCCCACCAAATTGCTCTTGGATCTTGGTGCTACATACAGCTGGGTAAATTGCGACGACTACATTTCCTCTACTTACCAACATGTCCCCTGTAACAGTTCCATCGCTAATTCTCTTGGTTCTTATGGTTGCGTGGACATTTGCGACGGTCCACCGGGTCCAAATTGTGCAAACAACTCTTTCCTCTTCCTCCCCGATAACCCCATCAAACCTGTTGACTACAAAAAAGTTAATGGCCTCAACGACGCCCTTGTTGACTATCTCGCCTTGCTCAATACCCTAGGCTCTCTTTCCTCGATcgataatttcatcttttcctGTGCTCGAACTGGTTTTCTGAAAGGCCTGGCTAAGGGTGTAACTGGCTTAGCCTCCCTGGGCAACTCAAACCTCTCAATCCCAGTACAGATCAATAAAGCCTTCTCTTCCTCTCCAAATTGTTTTGCTATGTGCTTGTCAGGATCCATCTCTCAACCTGGTGTGGCTCTTTTCGGTAGTAAAGGGCCTTATAATTTCTTGCATGGAATTGACCTCTCAAAATCACTTCTTTACACTCCTCTTATTTTTAACCCGCTTGGAAGAGATGCTGTTCCAAATACCCACACTCTCTCTCCTGAGTATTATGTGGGGCTGACTGCCATAAAAGTGAACGGAAAGATGGTGACTTTTAACAAAACACTGTTGGCCATTGATGCTCAGTCTGGTTCTGGGGGGACCAGGATCAGCACTGTTGTGCCATACACAAAGTTACAGAGTTCTATTTACAAGGCTTTTACTCTGGCTTTCTTGAGGGAAGCAGCTTCCTCTGCTTTCAATCTTACTACAACAAAGCCTGTTAAGCCATTCAGTGTCTGCTACCCTGCGAGTGCTGTGAAGACTACACAAATGGGACCGGCTGTACCAATAATCGAACTTGTGTTGGATAGACAAGATGTGGTTTGGAAGATGTTTGGATCGAACTCTATGATGAGGGTTACAAAGAAGAGTGTTGATCTTTGGTGCTTGGGTGTTGTGGATGGTGGGGCCATTGATGGCCCATCGATCATGATTGGTGGTCTTCAGTTGGAGGACAATTTGCTACAATTCGATCTACAGTCAAAGAAACTGGGTTTCAGTTCATCAATTTTGTCCAAGGGGACCAATTGCGCCGACTACAAATTTCCTACCAGAAAAGTCTAA
- the LOC18108379 gene encoding DEAD-box ATP-dependent RNA helicase 57 yields MEKDTSFLLTGIKFNKKRFAGDFSRFKKRKQRNDDSPVDDLSYFKREDTEAEKVVVSVNKKRKRKTKAERVEGFSVFKGSDSVPVVTDEGSEQEENNQKELNRQNERDLRLRKKYGIHVSGNNVPSPLQSFAELSTRYGCESYLLHNLVKLGFKEPTPIQRQAIPVLLSGRECFAKAPTGSGKTLAFVYPMLMKLKQPSKDGIRTVILCHTRELAAQTTRECKKMAKGSKFRIKLMTKELLRNTDFTKLPCDILISTPRRLQLCICKKKKKIDLSRVEYLVLDESDKLFERSLLEQTDSVVKACSNPSIIRSLFSATLPGFVEDVARTVMHDAVRIIVGDKNAASESIKQKLIFAGSEEGKLLALRQSFAESLNPPMLIFVQSIERAEELYGELKFDSIRVGVIHSNLSQEQRESVIDDFRAGKTWVLIATDVLGRGMDFKGVKCVINYDFPDCAASYIHRIGRSGRAGRIGEAITFYTEHDIPYLRNIANVMTASGCEVPSWLTDMPKKKWKKHCPRRESISTKPKDEEE; encoded by the exons ATGGAGAAAGACACCTCCTTTTTACTCACTGGCATCAAATTCAATAAGAAGAGGTTTGCCGGTGATTTTTCCCGCTTCAAG aagagaaaacaaagaaatgatGATAGTCCAGTGGATGATTTGAGCTACTTCAAAAGAGAAGATACTGAAGCAGAGAAAGTGGTAGTTTCTGTCaataagaagaggaagaggaaaacTAAAGCag AAAGGGTGGAGGGGTTCAGTGTGTTTAAGGGTTCAGATTCGGTGCCGGTAGTGACCGATGAAGGAAGTGAACAGGAGGAAAATAATCAGAAGGAATTAAATAGGCAAAATGAG CGGGATTTACGTTTAAGGAAGAAGTATGGCATCCATGTCTCTGGAAACAACGTTCCATCCCCTCTGCAAAGTTTTGCAGAGTTAAGCACAAG ATATGGATGTGAGTCATATTTATTGCACAATTTGGTAAAACTTGGATTTAAGGAGCCAACACCAATTCAAAGGCAGGCTATTCCAGTCCTCCTATCT GGTCGGGAATGCTTTGCAAAAGCGCCAACTGGATCTGGGAAAACTTTGGCTTTTGTGTATCCCATGCTCATGAAATTGAAG CAACCATCAAAGGATGGGATCAGAACTGTTATCTTGTGTCATACACGAGAGTTAGCAGCTCAGACAACCAGGGAGTGCAAGAAAATGGCTAAAGGAAGTAAATTCCGTATTAAGCTAATGACCAAAGAGCTTTTGAGAAATACTGATTTCACAAAGCTACCTTGTGATATCCTTATATCAACACCTCGTCGTTTACAGTTATGTATctgcaagaagaagaagaagatagactTAAGCAG GGTTGAGTATCTTGTTCTCGATGAATCTGATAAGCTATTTGAGCGCAGCTTGTTAGAGCAGACTGATTCTGTGGTGAAAGCATGCTCTAACCCATCGATAATACGTTCTCTGTTTAGTGCTACCCTACCTGGTTTTGTCGAGGATGTTGCACGCACTGTTATGCATGATGCTGTTAGAATTATTGTTGGTGACAA gAATGCAGCTTCTGAATCTATCAAACAAAAATTGATATTCGCTGGAAGTGAAGAAGGAAAACTTCTTGCACTCCGACAAAGCTTCGCAGAG AGTCTGAATCCACCAATGTTGATCTTTGTTCAAAGCATTGAGCGAGCAGAAGAACTATATGGAGAGCTGAAATTTGACAGCATTAGAGTTGGTGTTATTCATTCGAATCTATCACAGGAGCAG CGAGAGAGTGTAATCGATGACTTCAGAGCTGGAAAGACATGGGTTTTGATTGCAACTGATGTGCTTGGTCGGGGTATGGATTTCAAAGGTGTCAAGTgtgtaattaattatgatttcccAGATTGTGCTGCTTCATACATTCACAGGATTG GTCGGTCGGGCAGAGCAGGGAGGATTGGTGAAGCTATTACTTTCTACACGGAACATGATATTCCATATTTGCGAAACATAGCTAATGTGATGACTGCTTCAGGCTGTGAGGTTCCATCTTGGCTCACGGATATGCCCAAAAAGAAGTGGAAGAAGCACTGTCCACGAAGAGAATCAATctcaacaaaaccaaaagatGAGGAAGAATGA